A genomic segment from Comamonas terrigena NBRC 13299 encodes:
- a CDS encoding VanZ family protein — MQPRSSAWTLAAIYAALIVFASLFPFEGWRVQGVDPWVFLTAKLPPPYWTWFDVNTNIAGYVPLGFLLALGMLRDGRRARWAVPLAALLGAALSLGMEFLQIYLPRRVPSNLDLSLNAAGALLGALLAALLERLGALQRWAQFRERWLAPGSGGAVALLALWPASLLFPTALPFGLGQVLERLDLWLDEQLEDTPFMSWLPLWDAPMTPLTPGAELLCVMLGLLIPCLLGYCVITHKLRRAVFAVCIVLAGVGVTALSAALTYGPAHAWEWLQAPGRAAIWGGVLVALALVPVPRRICGVLLLVALSMHLSWLNQASTDVYFAQTLQVWEQGRFIRFYGLAQWLGWLWPYATLIYVGWYVAQRAAAPRMAA; from the coding sequence ATGCAGCCACGCAGCTCCGCATGGACCCTGGCGGCCATCTATGCCGCGCTGATTGTGTTCGCCAGCCTGTTTCCGTTCGAAGGCTGGCGCGTGCAGGGGGTGGACCCGTGGGTGTTTCTGACGGCGAAGCTGCCGCCTCCCTACTGGACCTGGTTCGACGTCAATACCAACATCGCCGGCTATGTGCCCCTGGGCTTTCTGCTGGCGCTGGGCATGCTGCGCGATGGCCGGCGTGCCCGCTGGGCCGTGCCGCTGGCGGCGCTGCTGGGTGCGGCGCTGTCGCTGGGCATGGAGTTCCTGCAGATCTACCTGCCGCGGCGGGTGCCGTCGAATCTGGACCTGTCGCTGAACGCCGCGGGCGCGCTGCTGGGGGCCTTGCTGGCGGCGCTGCTGGAGCGCCTGGGGGCTTTGCAGCGCTGGGCGCAGTTTCGTGAGCGCTGGCTGGCGCCGGGGTCCGGCGGTGCGGTGGCTTTGCTGGCGCTGTGGCCGGCGTCGCTGCTGTTCCCCACGGCCCTGCCATTCGGGCTGGGCCAGGTACTGGAGCGGCTGGATCTGTGGCTGGACGAGCAGCTGGAAGACACGCCGTTCATGAGTTGGCTGCCGCTGTGGGATGCGCCCATGACGCCGCTGACGCCAGGAGCCGAGTTGCTGTGCGTGATGCTGGGCCTGCTGATCCCCTGTCTGCTGGGCTACTGCGTCATCACGCACAAGCTGCGGCGGGCGGTGTTTGCGGTCTGCATCGTGCTGGCGGGGGTGGGGGTGACGGCCCTGTCGGCGGCGCTGACCTATGGGCCGGCGCATGCCTGGGAATGGCTGCAGGCGCCGGGGCGTGCGGCCATCTGGGGTGGGGTGCTGGTGGCGCTGGCCCTGGTGCCGGTGCCGCGGCGCATCTGCGGCGTGCTGCTGCTGGTGGCCTTGTCCATGCACCTGAGCTGGCTCAACCAGGCGTCCACCGATGTCTACTTTGCACAGACGCTGCAGGTGTGGGAGCAGGGGCGCTTCATCCGCTTCTACGGTCTGGCCCAGTGGCTGGGCTGGCTGTGGCCGTACGCCACCCTCATCTA
- a CDS encoding CopD family protein has translation MLWVKAFHIVFVASWFAGLFYLPRIYVNLAMVTPGSVAERERLLLMARKLLRFTTMLAVPAVGLGLWLWLGYGFAGGWLHAKLAVVALVVVYHGVCARLLQQLAADDCRHSHRWFRWFNEIPVLLLIVAVVLVVVKPF, from the coding sequence ATGTTGTGGGTCAAAGCTTTTCACATTGTGTTCGTGGCCAGCTGGTTCGCTGGCCTCTTCTATCTGCCACGCATTTACGTCAATCTGGCCATGGTGACGCCCGGTTCCGTGGCCGAGCGCGAGCGCCTGCTGTTGATGGCACGCAAACTGCTGCGCTTCACCACCATGCTGGCGGTGCCCGCCGTGGGCCTGGGTCTGTGGCTGTGGCTGGGTTACGGTTTTGCCGGCGGCTGGCTGCACGCCAAGCTGGCGGTGGTGGCGCTGGTGGTGGTCTACCACGGGGTGTGCGCCCGGTTGCTGCAACAGCTGGCGGCCGATGACTGCCGCCACAGCCACCGGTGGTTTCGCTGGTTCAATGAAATTCCGGTGCTGCTGCTGATCGTGGCGGTGGTGCTGGTGGTGGTCAAGCCTTTCTAA
- the hemB gene encoding porphobilinogen synthase: MHLSNPTPFPQNRPRRLRRDAFTRNLVRENRLSAHDFIYPVFVHEGTNRREAVPSMPGVDRLSLDLLLPVAEECVKLEIPVLALFPNIDAALKTPDGKEALNPDGLIPRVVRALKKEFPGLGVMTDVALDPYTSHGQDGILDETGYILNDETVEVLVGQALNHAAAGVDMVAPSDMMDGRIGAIREALELQGHIHTRIMAYSAKYASAFYGPFRDAVGTRGALGKADKNVYQMDPANTDEALREVALDLAEGADMVMVKPGMPYLDVVRRVKDEFKVPTFAYQVSGEYAMLKAAAANGWLDHDAVMMEALLAFKRAGADGILTYFAIDAAKKLRQQA, encoded by the coding sequence ATGCATTTGTCCAACCCCACCCCCTTTCCCCAGAACCGCCCCCGTCGCCTGCGCCGCGACGCTTTCACCCGCAATCTGGTGCGCGAGAACCGCCTGTCGGCCCACGACTTCATCTACCCGGTGTTTGTGCACGAAGGCACGAACCGCCGCGAAGCCGTGCCGTCCATGCCCGGTGTGGACCGCCTCAGCCTGGACCTGCTGTTGCCGGTGGCCGAAGAATGCGTGAAGCTGGAAATCCCGGTGCTGGCCCTGTTCCCCAACATCGACGCCGCGCTCAAGACGCCCGATGGCAAGGAGGCCCTGAACCCCGACGGCCTGATCCCCCGCGTGGTGCGTGCCCTGAAAAAGGAATTCCCCGGCCTGGGCGTGATGACCGATGTGGCGCTGGACCCCTACACCAGCCACGGCCAGGACGGCATCCTGGACGAGACCGGCTACATCCTGAACGATGAAACCGTGGAAGTCTTGGTCGGCCAGGCACTGAACCACGCCGCTGCCGGCGTGGACATGGTGGCACCCAGCGACATGATGGACGGCCGCATCGGCGCCATCCGCGAAGCGCTGGAGCTGCAAGGCCATATCCACACCCGGATCATGGCCTACAGCGCCAAGTACGCCAGCGCCTTCTACGGCCCCTTCCGCGACGCCGTGGGCACCCGTGGCGCACTGGGCAAGGCCGACAAGAACGTCTACCAGATGGACCCCGCCAACACCGACGAAGCGCTGCGCGAAGTGGCGCTGGATCTGGCCGAAGGCGCGGACATGGTGATGGTCAAGCCCGGCATGCCGTATCTGGACGTGGTGCGCCGCGTCAAGGACGAGTTCAAGGTGCCCACCTTTGCCTACCAGGTGTCGGGCGAGTACGCCATGCTCAAGGCCGCGGCCGCCAACGGCTGGCTGGACCACGATGCGGTGATGATGGAAGCCCTGCTGGCCTTCAAGCGTGCCGGTGCCGATGGCATCCTGACCTACTTCGCCATCGACGCGGCCAAGAAGCTGCGCCAGCAGGCGTAA